The region CTTGTTCTGCAGATTGGCGTCGATCCAGCGGCTGGCCTCCAGCACCGCCATGATGACGGCGCGCGCGGTGTTGGGGTTCTTCTTGGCGAAGTCGCCGCTGCAGGCCAGCACCTTCTCGGGGTGGTCGGGCCAGATGTCTTGGGTGGTGGCCGCGGTGATGCCGATGCCGTCCATGATGGCGCGGTGGTTCCAGGGCTCGCCCACACAAAAGCCGTCCATATTGCCGACCCGCATATTCGCCACCATCTGCGGCGGCGGCACGGTGATGACCTTGCTGTCCTTCAGCGGGTGAACGCCATGCGCGGCCAGCCAGTAATACAACCACATGGCGTGCGTGCCGGTGGGGAAGGTCTGGGCGAAGGTGTACTCGCGCTTGTCCTGGCGCATCAGCTTGGCCAGCGAGGCACCGTCCACCGCGCCTTGGTCGGCCAGCTTCTTGGCCAGGGTGATGGCCTGGCCATTGTTGTTGAGCGTCATCAGCACGGCCATGTCCTTTTTGGGCCCGGCTACGCCCAGATGGACGCCGTAGACCAAGCCGTAGAGGGCATGCGCCATGTCCAGCTCGCCGTTGACCAGCTTGTCGCGCACACCGGCCCAGGAGGCCTCCTTGCTGGCGACGATCTTGATGCCGTACTTCTTATCAAAGCCCAGCACCGAGGCCATCACCACCGAGGCGCAGTCGGTCAGCGGGATGAAGCCGATGCGCACTTCTTCTTTCTCGGGCTTGTCCGAGCCGGCGGCCCAGGCGCCTGTTGATACCGCGGACGCGGCGGGCAGGGCGGCCGCAGCGGCGGCGCCCAGCAGCAGTTTTCGACGTGGTTCGCTCATCAAACCCTCCATGGCGTGCTTGACCTTGTGCATGAATGAAAACCTCCAAGACAAAACGAAAAAAGGCGTCGCGACCTTCAAGCCCGGCGCCAAGAAATGGCGGGGTTGAACGGTCGGACGCCTTTGCCCGAAAGAAGAATGCGGTACGGAAAATTCAGTCTTGCCGGCCCACGTCGTTGCGGGCCGCAGGCTTCATTCAGCAGGAAGCGTGCCAGCGTTTTTCCCGGGCGGGCGGCCCCTGATGCACGCATTGCGGGCACTTCTGAGTGGCCGGGCGTGCCAGCTTGGTGCGCTGCAGCATCAAATCGGGCGCAAGAGGCTGTGTGCGTCGATGATGCGGTCGGCCAGTTCCACCAGCGGCATGCCGCGGTCCATGGCCATGCGGCGCATCTGGCGATAGGCGCCGTCTTCGTCCAGCGTGAGCTCGCGCATCAGGATGCCTTTGGCCTTTTCAATGCACTTGCGCCCGGCCAGCTGGGCCTGGGCGCGGCCCAGTTCCTGGCGCAGGGCCAGATCTTGCTCGAAGCGGGCAATCGCCACCTGCATCACGCCGGCCAGACGCCCGCTTTGCAGGCCCGCCACCACATAGGCGCTGACGCCGGCCTTGAGGGCATGGCGCATTGGGTCATCGTGACTGCTTTCCGAGAACACCAGCACCGGGCGCGGCATGCGTTCGTTGAGGGTGGCCAGGTTCTCCAGGGTGTCCCGCGAGGGCGAGGCGCTGTCCACAATCACCACATCGGGCTGCAGGCGCAGCACGCAGTCGTGAATCAAGGTGGCCTCGGCAATCACCCCCACCACCTCGCAGCCCTGCGCCGCCAGCTCTTGCTGGATCAGCTGCAGGTGGTGGGCGCCGTCGTTGATCAACAGCACGCGCAGCACCGGGGTGTCGGGTGGCAGGCTTGGCATGGTGGCCAAGGCGATGCAACTTCCGTACCTGTGGGCCTAGGGTGTCAACTCAAAAACTCAGCACAAAGGCCGCGCCACCTTCCAGCGGCCGCACATGCCGCACCCGGCCGCCCATGCCGTTGACGAGCTGGCGCACGACGGTCAGGCCTATGCCTTGTCCTGCTTGGCCGGCTTGACCTTCCTGGCCGGCCCTTCCCTCAGCCTCGGCGCCCTGCTCGCGCGCGCTGAAAAAGGGCAGAAAGATTTGTCGCTCCAGGCCGGCGGGCACACCGGCGCCGTTGTCGCGCACGCTGATCAGCAGCCGCCCGCCGCGCCCTTGCGCGCACTTGACCCAGAGCCGTGGCGCGGCCAGTCCCCAGGTGGCTTGCTCGGCATTGCGCAGCAGGGCCAGGAGGGCTTGCTCCAGTTGTCCGGCATCGGCCTGCAAGCGCAGGCCCGCCGTGGCCAGCTCGAAGCTGACGGCCCCGCCGCGCGCCAGCCAGGCGGGGCCCACGGCCTGCTGCAAGCGCGCCATCAGGGCGCCCAAGTCCACCGGCGCCAGTTGCGGCGCCGGCCATTGGCTGACGCGCCGGTAGTTGCGCACAAAGCTGGACAAGCTCTGCGCCCGCAAGGCAATCGCTTGCAGCGCCTGGCGCATCTCGGCGCGGCTGTCTGTGCTCGAACTGACGGGATGCGCGGCCGGGCCCTCGTCTTGCTCATCCAGCAGGAGCAGGGTGGTCTGGCTGAGGCTTTGAATCGGTGTGAGCGAGTTCATGATCTCATGCGTCAGCACCTGCACCAGTTGCTGCCAGGCCAGCAGCGACTCACTCTCCAGCGCTTGCTCCAGCGGCACCAGCACCAGCAGCACCTGGGCTTGGCCGTCCAGCGCCAAGGGCTGGCGGCGCAGCTGCCAACGTTCATCGCTGCCGCGCTCGGTGTCCAGCAGCACCGGCCCGCTATGCGTTTGGGTGAGCAAGAGCTGCTGCAGTGCCGCCACATCGCGCACGCCGCCGGGCGCTTGCAGGCGGCGGGCGCGGCTGCTCAAGGGCTTGAGCTGGCTCTCACCCGTTTGCAGCCAGGCAGCCACGGGCAGGTGTTCCAGCTGGGCCAGCGCGATGGCCAGGCTTTGTTGGGCCACGGCGGTGGCGGCGGCACTGGGCTGGGGCTCGGGCAAGGCTGGTGGCGGCAAGCCGCGCCGCCAGGCCAGGGCCAGCGCTGCTGTACTCAGCAGGGCCGGGCCGACCCAGCCGCGCGCTGTGCCGTCAGCACCATGGGCCAGTGCTCCGGCGGCCGCGAGCAGCAGCGCGGCGGCGCCCAGCCGGGCCGGTGCGGAGTTAAAGCCCATGTTTATCCAGGCGACGGTAGAGCGCTGCGCGTGACAAGCCCAGCAAGCGCGCGGCGGCGCTCAGATTGCCCTCGGCCTGTGCCATGGCCGCCAGCACGGCGGCGCGTTCCTGCGCCGCCAGGGAGCGCGGGGCTTCTTGCTCCGGCGCGGGCGGCGTCAAGGACCTGGGCGGCTCAGTGCTGGCTGTTGCGCCCTGCGCCAGCGCTTCGCGGCAAGTGGCGATCAGGCGCACATTGTCCCAAGGCTTGGTGAGGAAGTCGTAAGCGCCCTTGCGCAGGGCTTGCACGGCCAGGTCGATGTCGGCGTAAGCCGTCAACACGACGACCAGTGGCGGATCGGCCAGGGCTTGCACCTCGGCCAGCAGGCGCAGGCCTTGGGCGCCGTCGCTGCGGCCGGGGCCGAAGTTGAGGTCCAGCAGCAGCAGGGCGGGGCGCAGGCGGTTGATGGCCGGCAGCAGCTCGGCCGGGCGGCGCAAGCAGGTCAGCGGCGCTACCCGGCGCTGCAGCAAGAGCTGCGCGGCCAGACCCACATCGGGGTCGTCGTCGAGCAGCAAGATGGTGGGGGAAAGCAGTTCAGCGGCGGGCATAGGCGCCTATCTTCGCAGCCGCGCGCGCGAGCTCGCCAGAGCCCTGTCCGAAAGCGGACAGGGGGCTTGGCCGGCGCTTGCCGCGCCGCGATGCTGCACAGCAAGATGTTGTTAAAACCTGTTCCCCAAACCCTGCCCCCCAGCGGTGCCGCGATGGACCGCAGCCTGCCGCGGCCACCTCTTTGGCGGCGCGCGCGGGTGATTGCGGCGGCGGCTGTTGCCGCGCTGGCGCTTGGCGGCGCTTGGCTGTGGTCGGTGCGCGCCACGCCGGCCCAGCCGCTAGGTCATATGCAGCTGGCTACCGTTCGCCTGGGTGAGTTCCGCGATGAGTTGGCGCTGCGCGCTCGCGTTGAGCCGCTGCGCTCGGTGCAGCTGGATGCGGCCGAGGCCGGGCGGGTAGAGGCGGTGCTCGCGGCCGACGGCGACAAGGTGCAGGCAGGTGCGCCGCTGTACCGCCTGCTCAGCCCCGAGCAGGAGCAGCTTTTGATGCAGCGCAGCGCCGAGGTGGCGCAGCAGATGGCTAACGTCTCGGTCCA is a window of Paucibacter sp. KCTC 42545 DNA encoding:
- a CDS encoding CmpA/NrtA family ABC transporter substrate-binding protein — protein: MSEPRRKLLLGAAAAAALPAASAVSTGAWAAGSDKPEKEEVRIGFIPLTDCASVVMASVLGFDKKYGIKIVASKEASWAGVRDKLVNGELDMAHALYGLVYGVHLGVAGPKKDMAVLMTLNNNGQAITLAKKLADQGAVDGASLAKLMRQDKREYTFAQTFPTGTHAMWLYYWLAAHGVHPLKDSKVITVPPPQMVANMRVGNMDGFCVGEPWNHRAIMDGIGITAATTQDIWPDHPEKVLACSGDFAKKNPNTARAVIMAVLEASRWIDANLQNKLKMADTIADKAYVNTSADAINQRILGRYQNGLGKTWDDPNAMKFFNEGAVNFPYLSDGMWFLTQHKRWGLLKEHPDYLTVATQINQIELYKQAASQLKIAVPKEALRSAKLLDGVVWDGKSPAKYADSFKLKA
- a CDS encoding ANTAR domain-containing response regulator, translating into MPSLPPDTPVLRVLLINDGAHHLQLIQQELAAQGCEVVGVIAEATLIHDCVLRLQPDVVIVDSASPSRDTLENLATLNERMPRPVLVFSESSHDDPMRHALKAGVSAYVVAGLQSGRLAGVMQVAIARFEQDLALRQELGRAQAQLAGRKCIEKAKGILMRELTLDEDGAYRQMRRMAMDRGMPLVELADRIIDAHSLLRPI
- a CDS encoding sensor histidine kinase — translated: MGFNSAPARLGAAALLLAAAGALAHGADGTARGWVGPALLSTAALALAWRRGLPPPALPEPQPSAAATAVAQQSLAIALAQLEHLPVAAWLQTGESQLKPLSSRARRLQAPGGVRDVAALQQLLLTQTHSGPVLLDTERGSDERWQLRRQPLALDGQAQVLLVLVPLEQALESESLLAWQQLVQVLTHEIMNSLTPIQSLSQTTLLLLDEQDEGPAAHPVSSSTDSRAEMRQALQAIALRAQSLSSFVRNYRRVSQWPAPQLAPVDLGALMARLQQAVGPAWLARGGAVSFELATAGLRLQADAGQLEQALLALLRNAEQATWGLAAPRLWVKCAQGRGGRLLISVRDNGAGVPAGLERQIFLPFFSAREQGAEAEGRAGQEGQAGQAGQGIGLTVVRQLVNGMGGRVRHVRPLEGGAAFVLSF
- a CDS encoding response regulator, which gives rise to MPAAELLSPTILLLDDDPDVGLAAQLLLQRRVAPLTCLRRPAELLPAINRLRPALLLLDLNFGPGRSDGAQGLRLLAEVQALADPPLVVVLTAYADIDLAVQALRKGAYDFLTKPWDNVRLIATCREALAQGATASTEPPRSLTPPAPEQEAPRSLAAQERAAVLAAMAQAEGNLSAAARLLGLSRAALYRRLDKHGL